The window taaataatcttaaacaaaaatatattatatgtcACATGGATtccttacatataaagaaccctgaaatatgaattataacgaagaagtctTGACCCGTCGAAGCTTTACAACTAAACCGGCACGGTGTCACGTatcataaaaaatgatttttttataaactactttttagccatagcaatctaaacgaaattcatagtatatgttaaaccgagagcatgcatatagagaacgtttAAATCAGACTTTGTTTGAAaaggttatgatttttctaagatttagcgtaGCAGTACACAGCCCGAAAATCAAATGTTAAATCGATCGATTAGTAGCCGAAACGACCTAAACAAGAATgcaagatctcgttaataggagctcaatgaTATAAACACAGTCGAAATCATACGTCGGataacaaagttatgaatttttagcgGACTCTTaactgtctaagcctgttaaaatataactttaaaaataaattcaaaaattagccgaaggagtctaaacgaaagttgtggaTCTCATCactacctacacgtggatataaagaatgtcaaaaatggagcacgtatgtgaaagttacgaattttggaGTTACTAGCGAGTGACACATCGCGCGATCTGGGCCGCACCTTCTTCCCCACGGCTTTGCACGAGATCTTGACATGTGGCATGAGTACGCCCATCATAGCTctatgtatgcccaacgtacccttgcatacgcccaacgtacagggATGCTGGTAGCCTATAAATAAGTGGCGTTTTCACTCTTTTTCTCACATCTCTTCACCAATTTCTCtctcaaacacctccaaacccTCTAAACCTTTCCCaagcacctcctaggtgttagtagtGAGTCTTGGAGTGCTAGAAGGCCCCGAAAATAACAGCTTTCGGCTCAGAATTTCTGCCCATGTAGAGCCCAGATCCTCGCTAACCCCCCttataagtgagttatgcttaccatactttaagtataacttatgtttaagttcattatcgttattatgaacctataaaaaatattaatcactgattccaagtcgttatactgattgatctacttatgggatttagtgaggtgtttaaggtaggatttccaaatagtatacttcgtataccaaacggaccctacctgcgatatgatcctaccttgttgttccttacttgatatatcattaaagtagactttgagttaatgatgaatctagactaataattagtctcaATAAATACGAGACTAAAACTTAGCCAGATGAAGCTATAGTAAACTCATGATGATTTAGGGATTACCGTGCGCTCTGAGAGAAACCAATGAATATCGTGCGCTCTAAGAAAAACCAACGAATTATGTTGTCGATTGGGAGTTATGGAAGAAATAGTGAACAATAAGCTCCTTATCATTGGGATGAAATCCGAAACCGAGTGTCCGGTGGTCACGACGATTGTTCAACGTGAAAATGAAACAACATAAACGACACTGATAGAGCGGGTGGGGGTTGAGTGGGTATTTTACTACAATACATTCGTTTCTTTTAATCCATCATCTTTACATCTTCATTTTTAGTTATTCTCAAAATTGCCACATTAGAGACAATTTTGTtctcaaaataaaaaaatgttttcatttaaatatatatatatatatatatatatatatatatatatatatatatatatatatatatatatatatatatatatatatatatatatatatatatatatatatatatagggtttggTTCCGGTGAAActcaaaaaatggtgagaactaCAATGACAATTCTCTGACACCCATTTCGTAATGGGCACAAACATTAAACCCAAAAATACTTTGTCGTGGTGCGTTCGTATGTGACTTATGTTTGTGGTAACTAATACAGACTCGATGATTTAATCACGTGCGTAAAACACCATTTAAGtgggttttttttatttattttcgtttatttttgtatatttttatttattaatattattatttttgttaaaaaaattcaaataaaaaaaatggatatatactcggtttaacgtatttaatttttttttacaaaattattattttttcttttatttcggttttatttttcgttttttaaatatatttactaTATACTTGAGGGTACTAATATATATCTTCATTTctgtttgattttttgattttttaaagtaaatatcagtttcagtttttaatgtttaaacaattaTAACACTTTAAATAAGAATATTAAAAATCATAACATTTTCCGTTCATATTTTTTTGACATGTGGCATAGAGGGAAAAGAGGGcgaggtgggggggggggggggggggggattcacAAGCTCGAGGGTTTTTGTTTTATACCTCCAAACATTAAGCATTCGCTGGAAAATATAAAAATCTTGCACACAATTACAAAAGTGTCGTATCATTTCGTGAGATATTAacgataaataaaataaaatctatgccatatatatatatatatatatatatatatatatatatatatatatatatatatatatatatatatatatatatatatatatatatatatatatatatatatatatatatatatatatatatatatatatatatatatatatatgagaatgtCCAAATGATAATAAATATGAAATTGAGAACACAAAAACAAATATGTGTGTAATGTACCGATGGTGAATTCCAccccattcttttttttttaccgGCAGTAATGTGCGGGCGGTAGAAGTTTGTGGAAAAAATCAAATTTATGTGAATTTAATGTGGGTTTTGCCGGCGTAAACAAAAAGTCAAAATCATAACTATTTTTAAAAGTTGCAAAATGGCAAAGGGTCTAGGTTTTTTTAGAACCGGCAAATATTATTAAACGGAACACTACCCAGCAAGTTGCTAGGCAGTCCGTGCAAAATAAACGAATTTTACAATTAAGTTTGGAGTATAGTCAATTTAACGGACAAATGCACCATTCGGCCTAACTTAAGCAACAATTTACTCTCCTGTGTCTAATCCAAGTAAAAACGACGGACTTAACACTATCAATGATCTGAAAATGGGAGGTTCGTTTGACCTTGAATACGccttcacaccttgttttccaCAAAATCCACATTGCACCAAAGATAATACAGATTAGGTTGTTTCTCCTTTTCCGACATCTCCCCCATGTTTTTACAAATTCAATAAGTTCCCCGATGGTTTGAAATTGTGGTTTCGGAATGTCGCACCATTTAAAAATCGGTTCCCAGACATTGCTCGCCACTGGACATCGAATGAGAATATGCTCCGCGTCTTCCTCTTCCAGTTGACACTGGGGGCATGATGCATTTGGAATCCCAACTCCTCTCCTTTTTAATGCTATATAAGACGGGATGCGTCCCATATTAGCTCTCCAGATAAAGGAGTTTACCTTTATTGGGATTTCATGAATCCATGGAATGATAACTTCGTTTGTTGCCGGTTCAGTATTATCAAGTTTCAATCTAATCACCTCAACAAGGAAACTACCGTCACCTGATAGAGGACAACTCCAATAATCTGGATCTGAAGATGGCCGATGTTCACCAATGCTCTCATATAACAGCTGAAGGCTATGGATCTGTTCATCTGTTGCAGGGGATGATTTCCATTCCCACAAAAATCCATCTGCTAGTACTCTTTGACTAATCTTGCACCTTTTACGTTTTTCAAGTTGATACAGCTCTGGAAGTTGATCCTTTAAAGGTTCCCCCTTACACCAAGCGTCCATCCAGAAAAGAGTATCGTTGCCATTCTTCACGTTTTTCTTTAGGATGTCACTAAAGCTTAATCCAGCTTTGGATAAATCATTCATCACCCCTGCAATATTGTTCCACACACCTGCAATAGTTTTTTTTGATAATACGTTAGCAGGCTTATTGTAAAGATTATGAATACCAGTAATTACTTTACTCCACAAGGTTGCTTTGTTTGTTTTTAATGCCCACCACCATTTGACAATCATTGAAATATTGAAGGCCCTGAGCGATCCAAGACCAAGACCCCCCCATGTCCTTTGGGCTAACAATCTTTTCCCACGATACCCAAGCAATTTTGAACTTGTTATCGCACCCGCCCCATAGGAACTGTCGGCGAATTTTTTCAAGAAGGTCAATAACTCCCACCGGCGCCACAAATAAAGAGAAATAATACAACGGTAAACTGCCTAGGACTGCTTTGGCTAACGTTAGCCTTCCTCCAAATGACAATGCTTTCGATTTCCAAGGCGAGAGTTTGGAGTAAAAACGGTCAATGACAGGTTTCCAATGTTTCTTAAGCTTCATGTTAGCACCAACAGGGACCCCCAGGTAAGTGAAGGGTAGTGACGCAGGTTGGCAACCCAAGGGAGCAACCCATCTATCAACTTCTGCCTTGTCAACACCGACACCGAAGACCCTGGATTTATTAAAGTTAACCTTTAACCCAGATGCCGCTTGAAAACATCTTAACACCCTTGCTAGATTTTTAATGTTGCTTTGGGTCCACTCACCCACAAAAATGGCGTCATCGGCATAGAACAAGTGGGAGATTTCAGTATCAGAATATGGGATTTTTATGCCCTGGAACAGACCCTTTCTGCAAGCTGCATTCATCGCAACATTTAATCCTTCCATGGCGATTATAAATAGGAATGGTAAGAGGGGGTCGCCCTGTCGTACACCTTTTTCCATTCTAAATTCCTCCGTTGGAGACCCGTTTATGATAACTGAAAGTCTTGCAGATTGAATGCATCCTTTGATCCACATACGCCATTTATCGCCATAACCCATTTGAATAAGCACCGAATCAAGATACTCCCAGTTAACGGAGTCAAATGCTTTCTCCAGGTCTACCTTGAAAAGGAGGATCTGTTTTTTAACCTTCTTGGCCCAGGAACATAACTCGTTAACAATTAGCGGACCATCAAGGATATTGCGCCCCTTCACAAAAGCTGTTTGAGTATCTCCAATGTTCTTGCTAATTATCTTACTGAGTCTGCTGGCTAAGGTTTTGGAGATTATTTTGTATAGCGAACCAATTAAGCTAATTGGGCTATAATCGCCAATTAGCAATGGATCTTTTATCTTGGGTACGAGGGTGATGAAGGACGAGTTGCAGCCCCGAGCCAACGTTCCATGTTTCTCAAAGTATTTAACGAATTCCATGATGTCGCCCTTCAAAACATCCCAATATTTTTTTATGAATTCAAAGGTGAATCCATCTGGTCCTAGCGCCTTATCACCTCCACACGCCCAAATGGCTTGTTTGATTTCCACCATTGTGAAGGGGGCTTCAATATTTGATCGAGTAACCGAGTCAATCTTACGAAAATCATTGCTGATAAGTTTTGGTCTGCAAGGCCATTTTTCCTGAAATTTTCTCTGGTAGAACGAAAGAACTTCATCTTTTATTTCTGCCACATTTGTACTCCAAGAGCCATTGATGAGTAACCCATGAATATGGTTCTTGCTTTTCTTGTTGTTTACATACCCATGGAAAAAACGGGTGTTTTCATCCCCATCTATTGTCCATCGGATTCTAGCCTTTTGCTTTAGATCAAGAACAGTCAACTTCTCAAGTTCAGCTATTCTTTGGACACCAATTCGCCTTTCCTCTAGCTCCACCTCAGATAGCCTTGTTGTTTCAGCAGCTATATCAAGTTCGTACACCGTGTGTTTAAGCTTCATCAGCTCTTCAGTCTCCTTAGGGTGGTCCTTTGCTCTCCattttttgatttcattttttagATAACGGAGTTTGGCAGCAAGGTAAGCGTCCGGGTTACCGTATCCATTGAATCTCTCCCATGAATCTTTGATGATTTGCTCGAATCCGTCTCTTTTCATCCACGAGTTGAAGAATCTAAATGGAGGTTTGCCAAAGTCAGATATTGATGTCTGAAGAATGATGAGACAATGATCTGAAGTCTCCCACTGAGCAGCTGTGACTGATACAGAGGGAAAGATAGTAAGAAAATTGTTGCACACAAGAAATCTATCGAGTTTGCTCATCTTGAATTCCGACTGGCAATAGTAGGTAAATATGTGCCCCCCATTCTAGGTTCATGTAAGCATTCTTTATCAATGAATCGATTAAACCAGAAGGCTTCTGACCGATTAAAATGGGAATTGAatctttcttcttcctttctaACAGTATTAAAGTCTCCAAATATTACCCAGGTTCCTCCTTTGGTGGCTTTGATTTGTCCCAAGTCTTCCCATAGCTTCTTTTTGCTTTGCGGATCATGAGGACCATAGATATTTGCTAGGATAAATGGACCATGGATACCTGACCACTTACCGATTGTGATTAGAAAGTACCTCTCCTTTATGACTTCTTCGACTTGGAATATCTTGGAGTCCCAAATGCTGAGTAGACCACCCGATCTTCCAGTGGAAGCTGTTGCAGCAAAACCGAATTCCCCATTATACCAACAACCAGCCACATCTATGTGATTTTCATCCGAAAGTTGAGTTTCCTGTACCCCTAGGAACATTGTGCGATGTTTCTTTGTTAACCTTCTTACCCATGCGATCTTATAATCTTCTCCGATTCCCCTTAAATTAAGACTTAGGAAGTTCATTGTGGGTTGTTGTCTTCTCCGACTGCCCCCATTGTTTCAAGTAGAACTGGGTTAGTTGAGTCTATTTCAAAACCCAATTCCATACCCACCTCTTCCGTTTTTTCTAATTCCCCAGAGAGAGACCTGGAGCATGAGGAAATATCATTGCGGAGAGCAGCTGGGTTTTTATTAAGGTCGAAATTGGTGGGACTGTGGTCAATTTCAACATTGGTCCTTACTTGAGCTACCGTTGCAGAAGGAGACATGTGCCCTGTATTCGATTGAACGAGCAATTAGGGTACTGAGTTACGAGGGGAGTCGGATCCTGAGATGTCACGACGCTTTCTTTTGCCTAATGACCCAGGAATGGATTGATTTTGGGCTTGGGTGAAGGAAGATCCGTCAATATTGGGGGAAGGGAAGGGCCCAAAACATCCCAGTGGGAGCCCGTTAGCAAAATTACTCAAATGGGCTTTAGGGGGGGAGTGGTAATTACATCAGAGGGTCCAATCATCTCGTCATTGCATTGCGGGGAATGAATTATACCGTTACCCACAATTCCCAAGACCTGTGACGGTCCACCTGACTTCCTTGGACTTGTCTCCAGACGTTGAGGGATACCCGGTGTCTCTTGGGTTACCCTAATCGGCATCGTCGATTTCACCGGCGTAGCAACCGGTTTTTCCGTCTCCGGTGATCTGATATCCTGCAATGGTTCCTCCATAACAACTGGCAGTGGACTTATTTCTCCTTCTTCCATTTCACCACCGTCTTCATGCATCCATGTATCCGATACTCCTTCCTTGTCTTCATTTTCTTCATCAGTTGCATCAACCTCACTTAATTCATCATTCACATAATAATCTTCACAATGATCAAACTTAAAGGGAAACCAGTCTTTATCGAATTCAATAATACCAAGCTTTATAAACTTCCCCTCACATGAAACAAAGATCTTGTCATTTATTCTCGTCCTTCTTTTGGTAAGAATACCAATTTTTACGCAGGACAGATCAACCCGATTATGAAGTTCATCAAATGGTGCAATTGTGACCCCATATCCTTCTGTTATTTTTGAGAAGTTACGATCTCCCCAAAGGTGTATAGGTAGACCAACAATCCGAATCCATGCAACTCTATCAAATTCTGGATCAATCTTCTCCACCCATTCAACCCATTTCAAATGCTCTTGCCATCGCTCCCTATTGTCCTTGAATTCCTTTGCACTAACTGAGTCATTGAACTGTAACATAACTTTCAGTCCCCCCACGTACTTAATCTCCATGAGAATATCATTTCGGAATGACAGCAGCTTGGGCATGTGTCCCAAATGGTCAAGCAACGTTGCCTCACCGATAAGAGACGTCTTCCATAGCCACTTTTGTATATTTCTGCTTAGGTCGATATGAGGGGGAATTGGAGGCGGCGGTGGTGGTTGTGTAGCATGTGGCTGTGTTTTCTTGCCAAGAACTTCTGCAAACGTTCTATTGTCCCTTGGTCTCCCCCACATCCCCTGTGCAGGCTGTTTAGTTGTGAAGTGGTCATTGTGTCTCACAGAGTAGTTGCTGTTAAACTTCTTCTTTGTTATGGGAGGTATCTCTTTCCTCTTGTGTAACGCCAGATTCACCTCCAGTCTTGTTCCTCTAACCACAGTACCATCAAGTTGATTTTCCATATGTTTTACATTCTTCACATCTGTGAACCTGATGAAGGCGTAATATCTTCCATTTTTTCCTTTTCTTAACCCCATGAATACGTCAGTCAGTCTACCGAATCGGATGAACGCTTCATAGATCTCTCTCTTTGTGGCGTCCCTTGGAACATTTGTGACAAAAAAAATAGTGATCTCGCTGCCACGTTTCTCCGCTGTTTTTCTCCTACGAACTTCCTTCCAGCCTTCCATTCTAAGCTTCGTACACGTAAATATAACTATATGGCGGCAAAGGGTCTAGGTGTCCATAGTAAAAACAGTATCTCATGGTTTAGCTTAATAAAAGAGTATTTTATTAAGCTTAATCAATGATCACAGAAAAAACTACAAATATAGCgatatagtttaattttttttttattatagcatTTTATTTTCGATTTTTCTACCGTACCATTGTATTTTAACAGTTTTGCTTATTAACGAACTATACTTTGCGAAATCAACCAAATTATAGAAATGAAAATTGCTTTTGTATTTGAATGACATTGCATAATTGGGAAcaatttttaaagtacaatgttataagtAAGACGAAATGAAATTAGGACATTATAATAAGCATGTATATAAAAATCTTGTTATTGTATCATGCAtttaacccatatatatatatatatatatatatatatatatatatatatatatatatatatatatatatatatatatatatatatgttgctaTCTAGAAATAAGTAGATGTTATAAGAAACAAATATACAAAAGTATGATCTTATATTTGGCATTTAACACAAAAAAGATAGACAACCATTTGGTAATAAGTTGAATAACCACATGATAACCAAAACATCTAGTGGGTCACTATCTTCATAAATAGCACCAAGATGAAGCCCTAACCGTGAGAATACAGAGCTGATGAGTATATATCACGATCCACCTGATAAATCACGTATTAGAAAATTacctaaaaaataaatataagttaGACTTTTCAAGAT of the Lactuca sativa cultivar Salinas chromosome 6, Lsat_Salinas_v11, whole genome shotgun sequence genome contains:
- the LOC111894195 gene encoding uncharacterized protein LOC111894195, with product MNDLSKAGLSFSDILKKNVKNGNDTLFWMDAWCKGEPLKDQLPELYQLEKRKRCKISQRVLADGFLWEWKSSPATDEQIHSLQLLYESIGEHRPSSDPDYWSCPLSGDGSFLVEVIRLKLDNTEPATNEVIIPWIHEIPIKVNSFIWRANMGRIPSYIALKRRGVGIPNASCPQCQLEEEDAEHILIRCPVASNVWEPIFKWCDIPKPQFQTIGELIEFVKTWGRCRKRRNNLICIIFGAMWILWKTRCEGVFKVKRTSHFQIIDSVKSVVFTWIRHRRVNCCLS